One segment of Pseudodesulfovibrio sp. 5S69 DNA contains the following:
- a CDS encoding DUF6785 family protein, with product MNGRLRLRALLTGLVLGLVLCVYTPYNNAVLGGVPLGGGHFPLAPFFILAWLFLIDAGVARLTRRPPVLSGVELLVVWLMMTLFTAIGYAGLSETFLVNITAPQRYAKDAYRWTEILGPLLPDSWFPHSAEAVRQLFQGLKGGRDMSVLQVLSAIPWGVWLPPLIVWSLFILGAYFVMVCLTALFGRQWVVNERVNFPLLRVPLLMGEALDQRRLSSWWTDRFLLTGLVLAGALHLLNGLHFYYPSVPQLPTLILAGSYFPKFGLFSGFYKLKLYFIPAFVGFAFLTTRQISFSMWFFHLAAGLLFGLLYVLGWQLPEAALGTTLGPDLARPEGAQTIGAYAVFFVFLIWLARHHLKETVTCLIRPVCKGTEAINRSRRTSPPEEWGPPAWPLIGLVLGMLFLVVWCRWFGLPWTGAVLLPIAFMLVMLVISRLVCQGGLPYFTLTAAPSDGIIGLFGTGVLGSAGVAATAVMQKVLFLDVREAVAPTLFHGAKIRESAAPDRRGLVLAAIGLTLVLALAAAFATMLYLGHRYGLRELRLDWATQTVLANYENAQRLVDQPAGPNQWLITYAGFGALVMFVLIYCYYKLPWWPLHPLGYLAAYSAGMKILWYPFFLGWLCNHLVLHYGGTRLYNKVRFLFIGLILGDFLMGGAYAVIGMFSNQAYSVFPL from the coding sequence ATGAACGGACGACTGAGGCTGCGCGCGCTGCTGACCGGGCTCGTCCTCGGCCTGGTCCTGTGCGTCTACACCCCGTACAACAACGCGGTCCTCGGCGGCGTGCCGCTGGGCGGGGGGCATTTCCCCCTGGCCCCGTTCTTCATCCTGGCCTGGCTGTTCCTCATCGACGCCGGGGTCGCGCGCCTGACCCGGCGGCCGCCCGTCCTCTCCGGGGTGGAGCTGCTGGTCGTCTGGCTGATGATGACCCTGTTCACGGCCATCGGCTACGCCGGGCTGAGCGAGACCTTTCTCGTCAACATCACCGCGCCCCAGCGCTACGCCAAGGACGCCTACCGCTGGACCGAAATCCTCGGCCCGCTGCTGCCCGACTCCTGGTTCCCGCATTCGGCCGAGGCCGTGCGCCAGCTCTTCCAGGGGCTCAAGGGCGGCCGGGACATGTCCGTGCTCCAGGTCCTCTCGGCCATCCCGTGGGGGGTCTGGCTGCCGCCGCTGATCGTCTGGTCCCTGTTCATCCTGGGCGCCTATTTCGTCATGGTCTGCCTGACCGCCCTGTTCGGCCGCCAGTGGGTGGTCAACGAGCGGGTCAACTTCCCCCTGCTGCGCGTGCCCCTGCTCATGGGCGAGGCCCTGGACCAGCGGAGGCTCTCCTCCTGGTGGACCGACCGCTTCCTGCTCACCGGGCTGGTCCTGGCCGGGGCCCTGCACCTCTTGAACGGCCTGCACTTCTACTACCCGTCCGTACCGCAGTTGCCGACCCTGATCCTGGCCGGGTCCTACTTCCCGAAGTTCGGGCTCTTCTCCGGGTTCTACAAGCTGAAACTCTATTTCATCCCGGCCTTCGTGGGCTTCGCCTTCCTGACCACCCGGCAGATATCCTTCTCCATGTGGTTCTTCCACCTGGCCGCCGGGCTGCTCTTCGGCCTGCTCTACGTGCTCGGCTGGCAGTTGCCCGAGGCCGCGCTCGGGACCACGCTGGGGCCCGACCTGGCCCGGCCCGAGGGCGCGCAGACCATCGGCGCCTACGCCGTGTTCTTCGTCTTCCTGATCTGGCTGGCCCGCCACCACCTCAAGGAGACCGTGACCTGCCTCATCCGGCCGGTCTGCAAAGGAACCGAGGCCATCAACCGCTCAAGACGCACCTCGCCCCCGGAGGAGTGGGGGCCGCCCGCCTGGCCGCTGATCGGCCTGGTCCTCGGCATGCTCTTCCTCGTCGTCTGGTGCCGCTGGTTCGGCCTGCCCTGGACCGGCGCGGTCCTGCTGCCCATCGCCTTCATGCTGGTCATGCTCGTCATCAGCCGCCTGGTCTGCCAGGGTGGCCTGCCCTACTTCACCCTGACCGCGGCCCCGTCCGACGGGATCATCGGACTGTTCGGCACGGGTGTGCTCGGCTCGGCGGGCGTGGCCGCCACTGCGGTCATGCAGAAGGTCCTGTTCCTGGACGTGCGCGAGGCCGTGGCCCCGACCCTGTTCCACGGGGCCAAGATCCGGGAGTCCGCGGCCCCGGACCGGCGCGGCCTGGTACTCGCCGCCATCGGCCTGACCCTGGTCCTGGCCCTGGCCGCGGCCTTTGCGACCATGCTCTACCTGGGGCATCGCTACGGCCTGCGCGAACTGCGCCTGGACTGGGCCACCCAGACCGTGTTGGCCAACTACGAGAACGCCCAGCGGCTGGTGGACCAGCCCGCCGGGCCCAACCAGTGGCTGATCACCTACGCGGGCTTCGGGGCCCTGGTCATGTTCGTGCTCATCTACTGCTACTACAAACTGCCTTGGTGGCCCCTGCACCCGCTGGGATACCTGGCGGCCTACTCGGCGGGCATGAAGATCCTGTGGTACCCGTTCTTCCTCGGTTGGCTGTGCAACCACCTGGTTTTGCACTACGGCGGCACCCGGCTCTACAACAAGGTCAGGTTCCTGTTCATCGGCCTGATCCTCGGCGATTTCCTCATGGGCGGCGCCTATGCCGTCATCGGCATGTTCTCCAACCAGGCGTACAGCGTTTTTCCCCTGTAG
- a CDS encoding peptide transporter produces MYDDKELKEYRDLMQPPEKFEEGFDWKTIVGAVFIGFLMMPGSMYLQLVIGQGIGPAARWVTIILFAEIAKRSYTQLKEQEIFLLYYMAGAALASPFQGLLWNQYLVQSDAARMLGLTEFIPHWVAPALGSGSYLERTFLHRDWLVPIMLLIGAQLVQRIDHFGLGYSLYRITSDVEKLPFPMAPVGALGTMALAESTEDKKTGWKWRVFSIGGVIGLAFGFFYVLLPALSGLLFTEPIRLIPIPWVELTQYTENALPAVATGIQFDLGLVFIGMVLPFWAVIGGLLGLIVTIIANPILYAHGILHRWHPGMATVETVFANNFDFYMSFGIGLGLAIGVVGVYYVVKSLKSSNGGLDFSALFNPPEGRGDINFWVSIGIYVFSTLCYIAFCLWLVPSFPWIFFVLYGFVYTPVISYISARMEGVAGQFVALPMVREFSFIAGAKFFGYHGLEIWYAPIPVHNYGEATVQFRQIELTGTSLRGIIKAEILVFPIVMISSLLFSQFLWQLAPIPSPEYPFAQELWHLQALNSLLLQTSTLDGNSLFYEALSGPVVLSGLGLGLIMYSVLNVLGLPVLLVYGVVRGLGQSTPHGMLLEVVGALLGRFYFLKKYGTHWRHYAPVLLAGFSCGMGLTGMFAMGCTLIMKSLGRLAY; encoded by the coding sequence ATGTACGACGACAAGGAACTGAAAGAATATCGCGACTTGATGCAGCCGCCGGAGAAGTTCGAGGAGGGCTTCGACTGGAAGACCATCGTGGGCGCCGTCTTCATCGGCTTCCTGATGATGCCCGGCTCCATGTACCTGCAACTGGTCATCGGCCAGGGCATCGGCCCGGCAGCCCGCTGGGTGACCATCATCCTGTTCGCCGAAATCGCCAAGCGCTCCTACACCCAGTTGAAGGAACAGGAAATCTTCCTGCTCTACTACATGGCGGGCGCGGCCCTGGCCTCGCCGTTCCAGGGGCTCTTGTGGAACCAGTACCTGGTCCAGTCCGACGCGGCGCGCATGCTCGGCCTGACCGAATTCATCCCCCACTGGGTGGCCCCGGCGCTCGGCTCGGGCTCCTACTTGGAGCGGACCTTCCTGCACCGCGACTGGCTGGTGCCGATCATGCTGCTCATCGGCGCGCAACTGGTCCAGCGCATCGACCACTTCGGCCTGGGCTACTCGCTGTACCGGATCACCTCGGACGTGGAGAAGCTGCCCTTCCCCATGGCCCCGGTGGGCGCCCTGGGCACCATGGCCCTGGCCGAGTCCACCGAGGACAAGAAGACCGGCTGGAAGTGGCGGGTCTTCTCCATCGGCGGGGTCATCGGGCTGGCCTTCGGCTTCTTCTACGTGCTCCTGCCCGCCCTGTCCGGGCTGCTCTTCACCGAGCCCATCCGGCTCATCCCCATCCCGTGGGTGGAGCTGACCCAATACACCGAGAACGCCCTGCCCGCCGTGGCCACGGGCATCCAGTTCGACCTCGGCCTGGTCTTCATCGGCATGGTCCTGCCCTTCTGGGCGGTCATCGGCGGCCTGCTCGGGCTGATCGTGACCATCATCGCCAACCCGATCCTCTACGCACACGGCATCCTGCACCGCTGGCATCCGGGCATGGCCACCGTGGAGACGGTCTTCGCCAACAACTTCGACTTCTACATGAGCTTCGGCATCGGGCTGGGCCTGGCCATCGGCGTGGTGGGCGTCTACTACGTGGTCAAATCCCTGAAAAGCTCCAACGGCGGCCTGGACTTCTCGGCCCTGTTCAACCCGCCCGAGGGGCGCGGAGACATCAACTTCTGGGTGTCCATCGGCATCTACGTCTTCTCGACCCTGTGCTACATCGCCTTCTGCCTGTGGCTGGTGCCGAGCTTCCCGTGGATCTTCTTCGTCCTCTACGGCTTCGTCTACACCCCGGTCATCTCGTACATCTCCGCGCGCATGGAGGGCGTGGCCGGGCAGTTCGTGGCCCTGCCCATGGTCCGCGAGTTCTCGTTCATCGCCGGGGCCAAGTTCTTCGGCTACCACGGGCTGGAAATCTGGTACGCGCCCATCCCGGTGCACAACTACGGCGAGGCCACGGTCCAGTTCCGCCAGATCGAGCTGACCGGCACCAGCCTGCGGGGCATCATCAAGGCCGAGATCCTGGTCTTCCCCATCGTCATGATCTCGAGCCTGCTCTTTTCCCAGTTCCTCTGGCAGCTCGCGCCCATTCCCTCGCCCGAATACCCGTTCGCCCAGGAACTGTGGCACCTCCAGGCCCTCAATTCCCTGCTGCTCCAGACCTCGACGCTGGACGGCAACTCCCTGTTTTACGAAGCCCTGTCCGGCCCGGTGGTCCTGTCCGGCCTGGGGCTCGGGCTGATCATGTACTCCGTGCTCAACGTGCTGGGGCTGCCCGTACTGCTGGTCTACGGCGTGGTCCGGGGGCTCGGCCAGTCCACGCCCCACGGCATGCTCCTGGAGGTCGTCGGCGCCCTGCTCGGCCGCTTCTACTTCCTGAAAAAGTACGGCACCCATTGGCGGCACTATGCCCCGGTGCTGCTGGCGGGCTTCTCCTGCGGCATGGGCCTGACCGGCATGTTCGCCATGGGCTGCACCCTGATCATGAAATCCCTGGGCCGCCTGGCCTACTAG
- the glmU gene encoding bifunctional UDP-N-acetylglucosamine diphosphorylase/glucosamine-1-phosphate N-acetyltransferase GlmU, giving the protein MPETKTTALVLAAGKGTRMRSPKAKVLQTLLNEPMLFYVYEALAPIVRDNVLTVVGHDADNVAKAFPAMADRFVTQTEQLGTGHALQVAWQAVENSGATHCLVINGDTPLVTVEALDRLMAAQGCCDLAFMTITPRDTAAFGRVVRDAERRVKAIVEAKDYDFSLHGPVTGEVNAGIYLLKVATIGPLLEKLENTNKSGEYYITDLVELAVNQGLSVDGVQAGNDISLMGINSPRELITAETTLRARIVDELIDEGVLIHNPGTVIIGPRVVVEPGAEIFGHCELYGASRVAAGARLGSYNHITDATFAPGCVVREFNHIEGAEIGEGVTVGPYSRLRPGAKLERDARIGNFVEMKKAVLGEGAKASHLTYLGDTVVGAGANIGAGTITCNYDGKNKFTTRIGAGAFIGSNTALVAPVNVGDNALIGAGSTITKDVPDNQTGIARGKQVNLKRSLKKN; this is encoded by the coding sequence ATGCCCGAGACCAAGACGACCGCCCTGGTGCTGGCCGCCGGCAAGGGAACGCGGATGCGTTCGCCCAAGGCCAAGGTATTGCAGACCCTGCTGAACGAACCCATGCTCTTTTACGTGTACGAGGCCCTCGCGCCCATCGTCCGGGACAACGTGCTGACCGTGGTCGGCCACGACGCCGACAACGTGGCCAAGGCCTTCCCGGCCATGGCCGACCGCTTCGTCACCCAGACCGAGCAGCTCGGCACGGGCCACGCCCTGCAGGTCGCCTGGCAGGCTGTGGAAAACTCCGGGGCCACCCATTGCCTGGTCATCAACGGCGACACCCCGCTGGTCACGGTGGAGGCCCTGGACCGGCTGATGGCCGCCCAGGGGTGCTGCGACCTGGCCTTCATGACCATCACCCCGCGCGATACCGCGGCCTTCGGCCGGGTCGTCCGCGACGCCGAGCGCCGGGTCAAGGCCATCGTCGAGGCCAAGGACTACGATTTTTCCCTGCACGGCCCGGTCACCGGCGAGGTCAACGCGGGCATCTACCTGCTCAAGGTCGCAACCATCGGTCCGCTGCTCGAAAAGCTGGAAAACACCAACAAGTCAGGTGAATACTATATCACCGACCTGGTGGAACTGGCCGTGAACCAGGGGCTGTCCGTGGACGGCGTCCAGGCGGGCAACGACATCTCGCTCATGGGCATCAACTCGCCGCGCGAGCTGATCACCGCCGAGACCACCCTGCGGGCACGGATTGTGGACGAGCTGATCGACGAAGGCGTGCTCATCCACAACCCCGGCACCGTGATCATCGGCCCTAGGGTCGTGGTCGAGCCAGGGGCCGAGATCTTCGGCCACTGCGAGCTCTACGGCGCGTCCAGGGTGGCCGCCGGAGCGCGGCTCGGCTCCTACAACCACATCACCGATGCGACCTTCGCCCCCGGCTGCGTGGTCCGCGAATTCAACCACATCGAGGGGGCCGAGATCGGCGAAGGCGTGACCGTGGGCCCCTATTCCCGGCTGCGGCCCGGGGCAAAGCTCGAACGGGACGCGCGCATCGGCAACTTCGTGGAGATGAAGAAGGCCGTCCTGGGCGAGGGGGCCAAGGCCAGCCACCTGACCTACCTGGGCGATACCGTGGTCGGCGCCGGGGCCAACATCGGGGCAGGGACCATCACCTGCAACTACGACGGGAAAAACAAATTCACGACCAGGATCGGCGCGGGCGCGTTCATCGGCTCGAACACCGCCCTGGTCGCCCCGGTAAACGTGGGCGACAACGCCCTGATCGGGGCGGGATCCACCATCACCAAGGACGTGCCGGACAACCAGACCGGTATCGCCAGAGGCAAGCAGGTCAACCTGAAACGGAGCCTGAAGAAAAACTAG
- a CDS encoding FtsX-like permease family protein translates to MTRRGPHVSTALTALLQALILVLAASGPALADGAAFLRALSALGDRSPGSAGVGRAADMVEAEFKRLFPDGAVGRQSFHLPVQVQEGASLTVPATGHVEPLRQLRANALSPGAVAPPGIDGPLLYAGNGRVADFDGLSVQGAVVLMDMDSGKNWNNAAMLGARALIFVGVGGDGGPDPRPRFSDKFELTPVDFPIFWISRERAKALFGDDFRAKGPHALGAVTLTSKGKWRNERLENVYCRIPGSDPELSSQTVIVEAFYDSTALVEGQSPGADEGASIAALMDVAENLAVHRPKRSVLFLATAGKSSAQAGMREFTWALVTDGTVLKARRNELRRLVDDTERTLTLLRSPEPLSPSNLADPADAALLKKALKAVVRNREDDITGELMRLRLLAGPQDGAREDGQTADQTRIQALADERIRLKRLTWISSTVDDYPLPPEERVALRRFFKPAERLRSAVLADVSGQLGDIASARAVRDTLGETSIAAHVSLFLSSHGDGLGGFDQGFLIDLKPDVNRTGFFRPLDTVMKGAVERLKKTDQAVAHLFRDTLRPGKRAWQSYLPDRPELGGEPMALAGLPGFTLATVHDVRPTWGTPYDRPGRVDFDFLARQSRLVRALVGALADQPIADAGKRDKNHFVTLEGRANLLRKGEIFPDRPGTGMVVLAFQWQTRNYGMVDTQGDFRIPGLASKKVSYHKAVIEAFKFNDETGLADWAIDKPKTGKAAYRVKLSRAVQATDLILFACTQTTLFDMFDPRTFKYLYRPTLIDGRTEAPPVSYWYSRMDTRSSTLGTLFLEPDTPVKLTLSDTVLDKKVLLLNADKEHPSGLGYVARRWPVIPLTEFRAARDMWALLGPRIDNLEEKGIVNDRIRLLRREGDRELADAVRYKEARQWDKFVEASRASLSKASRVYNDVDKTQRDVLFGVLFYVALFVPFAYCMERLFFSFVDIRKRISAFLGFLVLIIGIIYLVHPAFQLTYSPLVVILAFFILALSLLVSMIIFFRFEREMVELQKRSSHVKLTGISPMAAFGAAFVLGVGNLKRRPVRTFLTFATLVILTFTIMNFTTVKSVRQAGWARFNDHASYDGVMVKYLNWQDIPMEALSVMRNAFAGTGVVAPRVWYDTGFTSDKSRAPLIPVVRDGKEAQGRGLIGLSWREPQVSGLDRILVKGRWFKKGERQVIMLPQRMADRIGADPDDPKRNKVVLWGLPLTLVGVFSDEGLRDHPDLDGEPMTPIVFPNQAATQLSEVEAEAIENGEDVMATESRYQHIPGFETVIVPAEELLALSAGRLKGIAVHPDAGHRVGDDLGDRFGLLLFKGGPEGTSLYFASDAVNYSGVANILIPLAISILIVLNTMIGSVYERRPEIAVYTSVGLAPPHVAFLFIAESLAFAVISVVVGYVLAQTSSAFLAGTPLWAGMTANYSSTAGVAAMVLVIGVVLISAIYPARVAANIAIPDVNKSWTMPKAEGDRMTVILPFLIKMTEMTSAGGFLRQYYLAHHDVSHGAFCTDDMRCNFLDLGMEEAATGLATGAGQDISLSDDLCFSLDLRVWLAPFDFGVRQKVKLVFCPSDIYKGFRQIKVLIDREAGELKAWENLNRNFINDLRKQLLAWRSLDDEAVAFYADDLNAERQRQEREEEEEFKA, encoded by the coding sequence ATGACCCGGCGCGGCCCGCATGTTTCAACCGCCCTCACGGCCCTTCTCCAGGCGCTCATCCTGGTCCTGGCGGCCTCCGGCCCGGCCCTGGCCGACGGTGCGGCGTTCCTGCGCGCCCTGAGCGCGCTGGGCGACCGTTCGCCGGGCAGCGCGGGCGTGGGCCGGGCCGCGGACATGGTCGAGGCCGAGTTCAAGCGGCTGTTCCCGGACGGGGCCGTGGGCCGCCAGTCCTTCCACCTGCCCGTGCAGGTCCAGGAGGGAGCGAGCCTGACCGTCCCGGCCACAGGGCACGTGGAGCCCCTGCGCCAACTGCGGGCCAACGCCCTGTCCCCCGGCGCCGTGGCCCCGCCCGGCATCGACGGGCCGCTGCTCTACGCGGGCAACGGGCGCGTGGCCGACTTCGACGGGCTGTCCGTCCAGGGGGCCGTCGTCCTCATGGACATGGACTCCGGCAAGAACTGGAACAACGCGGCCATGCTCGGCGCGCGCGCCCTGATCTTCGTGGGCGTGGGCGGCGACGGCGGACCAGACCCGAGGCCGCGCTTCAGCGACAAATTCGAGCTCACCCCGGTGGACTTCCCGATCTTCTGGATTTCCCGCGAGCGGGCGAAGGCCCTGTTCGGCGACGATTTCCGCGCCAAGGGGCCGCACGCCCTGGGCGCGGTCACCCTGACCTCCAAGGGCAAGTGGCGCAACGAGCGGCTGGAGAACGTCTACTGCCGCATCCCCGGCAGCGACCCGGAGCTGTCCAGCCAGACCGTGATCGTGGAGGCGTTCTACGACTCCACCGCCCTGGTGGAGGGCCAGTCGCCGGGGGCCGACGAGGGCGCGTCCATCGCCGCGCTCATGGACGTGGCCGAGAACCTGGCCGTCCACCGGCCCAAGCGCTCTGTGCTCTTCCTGGCCACGGCGGGCAAGTCCTCGGCACAGGCGGGCATGCGCGAATTCACCTGGGCCCTGGTGACCGATGGCACGGTCCTCAAGGCGCGGCGCAACGAGCTCAGGCGGCTGGTGGACGACACCGAGCGCACCCTGACCCTGCTCCGCTCGCCCGAGCCCCTTTCCCCGTCCAACCTGGCCGACCCGGCGGACGCGGCCCTGCTCAAGAAGGCGCTCAAGGCCGTGGTCCGCAACCGCGAGGACGACATTACCGGCGAGCTCATGCGCCTGCGCCTCCTGGCCGGGCCGCAGGACGGGGCCCGCGAGGACGGGCAGACCGCCGACCAGACGCGCATCCAGGCCCTGGCCGACGAGCGCATCCGCCTGAAGCGGCTGACCTGGATCAGCTCCACGGTGGACGACTATCCTCTGCCCCCCGAGGAGCGGGTCGCGCTCAGGCGGTTCTTCAAGCCCGCCGAGCGGCTGCGCTCGGCCGTACTCGCCGACGTCTCGGGCCAGCTCGGGGACATCGCCTCGGCCCGGGCCGTGCGCGACACCCTGGGCGAGACCTCCATCGCGGCCCACGTCTCGCTGTTCCTCTCCTCCCACGGCGACGGCCTGGGCGGGTTCGACCAGGGGTTCCTCATCGACCTCAAGCCCGACGTCAACAGGACCGGCTTCTTCCGGCCCCTGGACACCGTCATGAAGGGCGCGGTGGAGCGGCTGAAAAAGACCGACCAGGCCGTCGCGCACCTGTTCCGCGACACGCTCCGGCCCGGCAAGCGGGCTTGGCAGAGCTATCTGCCCGACCGGCCCGAGCTGGGCGGTGAGCCCATGGCCTTGGCCGGGCTGCCCGGCTTCACCCTGGCCACGGTCCACGACGTGCGCCCGACCTGGGGCACGCCCTACGACCGACCCGGCCGCGTGGACTTCGATTTCCTGGCCCGGCAGTCCCGGCTGGTCCGCGCCCTGGTCGGGGCCCTGGCCGACCAGCCCATCGCGGACGCGGGCAAACGGGACAAAAACCACTTCGTCACCCTGGAGGGCCGCGCCAACCTCCTGCGCAAGGGCGAGATCTTTCCGGACCGGCCCGGCACCGGCATGGTCGTCCTGGCCTTCCAGTGGCAGACCCGCAACTACGGCATGGTCGACACCCAGGGCGACTTCCGCATCCCCGGCCTGGCCAGCAAGAAGGTCAGCTACCACAAGGCCGTGATCGAGGCCTTCAAGTTCAACGACGAGACCGGCCTGGCCGACTGGGCCATCGACAAGCCCAAGACCGGCAAGGCCGCCTATCGCGTCAAGCTGTCCCGCGCCGTGCAGGCCACGGACCTGATCCTGTTCGCCTGCACCCAGACCACCCTGTTCGACATGTTCGACCCCCGGACTTTCAAGTACCTGTACCGGCCGACCCTCATCGACGGCCGCACCGAGGCCCCGCCCGTGAGCTACTGGTACAGCCGCATGGACACCCGCTCGTCCACCTTGGGCACCCTGTTCCTGGAGCCGGACACCCCGGTCAAGCTGACCCTGTCCGACACGGTCCTCGACAAGAAGGTCCTGCTGCTTAATGCGGACAAAGAGCACCCCAGCGGCCTGGGCTACGTCGCCCGCCGCTGGCCGGTCATCCCCCTGACCGAATTCCGGGCGGCCCGCGACATGTGGGCCCTGCTCGGCCCGCGCATCGACAACCTGGAAGAAAAGGGCATCGTCAACGACCGCATCCGGCTGCTGCGCCGGGAAGGCGACCGGGAACTGGCCGACGCCGTTCGCTACAAGGAGGCCAGGCAGTGGGACAAGTTCGTCGAGGCCTCCCGCGCCTCCCTGTCCAAGGCCAGCCGGGTCTACAACGACGTGGACAAGACCCAGCGCGACGTGCTCTTCGGAGTGCTCTTCTACGTGGCCCTGTTCGTGCCGTTCGCCTACTGCATGGAGCGCCTCTTCTTCTCGTTCGTGGACATCCGGAAACGGATCTCGGCCTTCCTCGGCTTCCTGGTCCTGATCATCGGGATCATCTACTTGGTCCACCCGGCCTTCCAACTGACCTATTCGCCGCTGGTGGTCATCCTCGCGTTCTTCATCCTGGCCCTGTCGCTATTGGTCTCAATGATCATCTTCTTCCGGTTCGAACGCGAGATGGTCGAGTTGCAGAAGCGCTCCTCCCACGTCAAGCTGACCGGGATCAGCCCCATGGCCGCCTTCGGCGCGGCCTTCGTGCTCGGCGTGGGCAACCTGAAACGGCGGCCCGTGCGCACCTTCCTGACCTTCGCCACGCTGGTCATCCTGACCTTCACGATCATGAACTTCACCACGGTCAAGTCCGTGCGCCAGGCCGGATGGGCCCGGTTCAACGACCACGCCTCCTATGACGGAGTCATGGTCAAATATCTGAACTGGCAGGACATTCCCATGGAAGCCTTGTCGGTCATGCGCAACGCCTTCGCCGGCACCGGGGTCGTGGCTCCGCGCGTCTGGTACGACACCGGGTTCACCTCCGACAAATCCCGCGCGCCGCTCATCCCGGTGGTCCGTGACGGCAAGGAGGCCCAGGGACGCGGGCTGATCGGCCTGTCCTGGCGCGAGCCGCAGGTCAGCGGGCTCGACCGCATCCTGGTCAAGGGCCGCTGGTTCAAAAAGGGCGAACGCCAGGTGATCATGCTGCCGCAGCGCATGGCCGACCGGATCGGGGCCGACCCGGACGACCCGAAGCGCAACAAGGTGGTCCTCTGGGGGCTGCCCCTGACCCTGGTGGGCGTGTTCAGCGACGAGGGGTTGCGCGACCACCCGGACCTCGACGGCGAGCCCATGACCCCCATCGTCTTCCCCAACCAGGCGGCCACCCAGCTCTCCGAAGTGGAGGCCGAGGCCATCGAGAACGGCGAGGACGTCATGGCCACCGAGTCCCGCTACCAGCACATCCCCGGCTTCGAGACCGTGATCGTCCCGGCCGAGGAGTTGCTGGCCCTGTCCGCCGGGCGGCTCAAGGGCATCGCCGTGCACCCCGACGCCGGGCACCGGGTGGGCGACGACCTGGGCGACCGCTTCGGCCTGCTCCTGTTCAAGGGCGGGCCGGAAGGGACCTCCCTCTATTTCGCCTCGGACGCGGTCAACTACTCGGGCGTGGCCAACATCCTGATCCCCCTGGCCATCTCCATCCTGATCGTGCTCAACACCATGATCGGCTCGGTCTACGAACGCCGGCCCGAGATCGCGGTCTACACCTCGGTGGGGCTGGCCCCGCCCCACGTGGCCTTCCTGTTCATCGCCGAGTCCCTGGCGTTTGCGGTCATTTCCGTGGTTGTCGGCTACGTCCTGGCCCAGACGTCCAGCGCCTTTCTGGCCGGGACGCCCCTGTGGGCGGGCATGACCGCCAACTACTCGTCCACCGCGGGCGTGGCCGCCATGGTCCTGGTCATCGGCGTGGTCCTGATCTCGGCCATCTACCCGGCCCGGGTGGCGGCCAACATCGCCATCCCGGACGTGAACAAGTCCTGGACCATGCCCAAGGCCGAGGGCGACCGCATGACCGTCATCCTGCCGTTCCTGATCAAGATGACCGAAATGACCTCCGCGGGGGGGTTCCTGCGCCAGTACTACCTGGCCCACCACGACGTGTCCCACGGGGCGTTCTGCACCGACGACATGCGCTGCAACTTCCTGGACCTGGGGATGGAGGAGGCGGCCACCGGCCTGGCCACCGGCGCCGGGCAGGACATTTCCCTGTCCGACGACCTGTGCTTCTCCCTGGACCTGCGCGTCTGGCTGGCCCCCTTCGACTTCGGCGTGCGCCAGAAGGTCAAGCTGGTCTTCTGCCCGTCGGACATCTACAAGGGATTCAGGCAGATCAAGGTGCTCATCGACCGCGAGGCGGGCGAGCTCAAGGCCTGGGAAAACCTCAACCGCAATTTCATCAACGACCTGCGCAAGCAGTTGCTCGCCTGGCGCTCCCTGGACGACGAGGCCGTGGCCTTCTACGCCGACGACCTGAACGCCGAACGGCAGCGGCAGGAGCGTGAGGAAGAAGAGGAGTTCAAGGCATGA
- a CDS encoding substrate-binding periplasmic protein: MRSILKILPLSLCLLLIESAGGLPCAAADAQKKTGLVMFIAHADVPPYYIRDPESAKNGILMDVLRAVTEPLGYAVTAWRLPDKRGWDMLEHGGVDVYASAREWVENPDRFLWTDPFMANEDVLLCLAGKPLAYAGPETLRGMTVACIKGFVYPTLEDHFGPGGIIRMDAPSPEAMLELLARGRADAVLVNRTEIQWILRTRRDLEPHRFRLGEPPVGTAPFRFVFPRNQGWEPLVAQFNRRLAAMRRDGSLKAILDRYR; the protein is encoded by the coding sequence ATGCGATCCATACTAAAAATACTCCCCCTCTCCCTCTGCCTGCTGCTCATCGAAAGCGCCGGCGGGCTGCCGTGCGCCGCCGCGGATGCGCAGAAGAAAACCGGCCTGGTCATGTTCATCGCCCACGCGGACGTGCCGCCCTACTACATCCGCGACCCGGAATCCGCGAAGAACGGCATCCTGATGGACGTGCTCCGGGCCGTGACCGAGCCGCTGGGCTATGCCGTGACCGCCTGGCGGCTGCCCGACAAGCGGGGCTGGGACATGCTCGAACACGGCGGGGTGGACGTCTACGCCTCGGCCCGGGAGTGGGTCGAAAATCCCGACCGATTCCTGTGGACCGACCCGTTCATGGCCAACGAGGACGTGCTCCTCTGCCTTGCGGGCAAGCCCCTGGCGTACGCCGGGCCCGAAACCCTCCGCGGCATGACCGTGGCGTGCATAAAGGGGTTCGTCTACCCCACCCTGGAGGACCACTTCGGACCGGGCGGGATCATCCGGATGGACGCCCCCTCGCCCGAGGCCATGCTCGAACTCCTGGCCCGCGGCCGGGCCGACGCCGTGCTGGTCAACCGTACGGAGATACAATGGATACTGCGCACGCGCCGCGACCTGGAGCCACACCGGTTCCGCCTGGGCGAGCCCCCCGTGGGCACGGCCCCCTTCCGTTTCGTCTTTCCCAGGAACCAGGGCTGGGAGCCCCTGGTCGCGCAATTCAACCGCCGTCTCGCCGCGATGAGAAGGGACGGCAGCCTCAAGGCCATACTCGACCGCTACAGATAG